CCCGAATATGTTTTCAGTATTCCAAGCGGATTAAAAAATGCAATTGAGTGGTGTGTTGCCACAACGGTTTTTTCAGATAAACCCACAGGCATAATAACTGCATCTGCGCACGGAGCAAAAGGACATGAAGAGCTTAAACTCATTATGAAAACTATCATGGCGCAATTCAATGAAGATACAACTTTATTGATTCATGGGATAAAAGGAAAAATAAATGAGAGTGGTGAAATAACAGATGAAAAGACAAAAAATGATTTTGAAAAATTCATTGAAGCTTACAAGGTACTTATTCGCAACAAAATTTAATCTTAGCAGTAATTATAGAATAACTATGGACAACAAAATATTTGAAGACGTAGATAAGTATATTGAAGAACTTCTCATTCCGCAGGACGAGGCTTTATTAAAAGCAGAAGAATCTTTAGTAACAGAAAATATTCCTCAGATAAGTGTTTCACCCAATCAGGGCAAGCTTCTGCAAATCCTTGCAATGAGCTGTAATGCAAAAAGAATTTTGGAAGTTGGTACACTTGCAGGCTACAGCACAATCTGGCTGGCACGGGCATTACCTGATGACGGAAAGCTCATAACAATTGAGTTTGAACCGCATCATGCAGAAGTCGCAATGAAAAACATAACAAGAGCCGGACTTGAAGATAAAGTTGAAATAAGAAACGGTAAAGCAATGGAAGTTTTGCAAAATCTGATAGAAGAAAAAATTGAACCATTCGATTTTATTTTCATTGATGCTGATAAGCCGCCTTATACAGAATATTTTCAGTTAGCATTAAAGCTCTCACATAAAGGCACGATGATTATTGCAGATAACGTTATCCGCAATGGAGATATACTGAATGAAAACAGTGCGGATGAAAAAGTGTTGGGAGTGCAGAGGTTCAATAAATTTTTATCTGAGTGCAAAGAAGTTAATGTAACAATAATCCAGACCGTCGGAGTAAAAGAGTACGACGGAATGGCAATAGCGGTAGTGAAATAAAAAATAATACAAACATGTCTGGATTTCAAATAAAAACAAACGACGGAGTAACAATCCATTTTAAATATTACTCCGAAGCACCGGAAACATCAAAAGCATTTGATGCATCGCTGCCGTTCACAAAAACATTCTTTCATGCAAAAGTATCGGGAGAGGAAATCTGGACTGATAACGCACCAGAACTGGATATTATACAGGAGAATTCCTCTGTGTTTATTCATCCCGGCGAAGTTGTAATTGGTCCTTTAAATCCCTCACGTAACAAAGTTGTAAAGTGCATGGGAGTAATGTACGGAGAGGGTAAGCTGCTTGACTGCGGTAATATTTTTGCCAAGGTGTATGATGAAGATTTACCTAAACTTGTCAACTTGGGTCTTAAACATTGGAGAGAAGGATTTCAGGAATTGACTTTTGAAAAACTGAATTAATATTATGTATTATTACAGAGAAATGACTCTCTCAGACCATGAAAAATCCATTGAGCTTTGGAAACAAACT
The genomic region above belongs to Bacteroidota bacterium and contains:
- a CDS encoding NAD(P)H-dependent oxidoreductase produces the protein MDRKFNLFAIIGSASSNSANQRLVERFADLTKDVFDVTIFNDLKTLPHFDPELSSENPPVEIVKFRNSIAEADGIIICTPEYVFSIPSGLKNAIEWCVATTVFSDKPTGIITASAHGAKGHEELKLIMKTIMAQFNEDTTLLIHGIKGKINESGEITDEKTKNDFEKFIEAYKVLIRNKI
- a CDS encoding O-methyltransferase; this encodes MDNKIFEDVDKYIEELLIPQDEALLKAEESLVTENIPQISVSPNQGKLLQILAMSCNAKRILEVGTLAGYSTIWLARALPDDGKLITIEFEPHHAEVAMKNITRAGLEDKVEIRNGKAMEVLQNLIEEKIEPFDFIFIDADKPPYTEYFQLALKLSHKGTMIIADNVIRNGDILNENSADEKVLGVQRFNKFLSECKEVNVTIIQTVGVKEYDGMAIAVVK
- a CDS encoding DUF3830 family protein, giving the protein MSGFQIKTNDGVTIHFKYYSEAPETSKAFDASLPFTKTFFHAKVSGEEIWTDNAPELDIIQENSSVFIHPGEVVIGPLNPSRNKVVKCMGVMYGEGKLLDCGNIFAKVYDEDLPKLVNLGLKHWREGFQELTFEKLN